The following are encoded in a window of Cyprinus carpio isolate SPL01 chromosome A13, ASM1834038v1, whole genome shotgun sequence genomic DNA:
- the LOC109082159 gene encoding KIF-binding protein, which produces MAAHQSTEWRTVCEKFRLAQELSEIESRKDPENNPFRSKYKARDLLKEIHCSLVKIHIEEEEEGEDDNEADGGSMQIAEGEPGNECGKTCTGDSPAGLRAARLAVLQYYLGVNHIETEELSAGEQHLMNCMKLIDKCTTTRENVSLFIQARNQLGILWAGRDEIEKAQGFLEIAESMYLLYMKEDGQPPLDLQDYFVSEGEELSQQEKIRRFEMAYTHTLYYLAQVYKNLEQYERSGQYCHSTLQRQLEYKQFVPLEWAINAATLSQYYITKTRYMEARHCLAAASVIATLAGEIPSEAAAKESDAECEKREELLQKRAEIARCWIKYCLNLMQDAKKLLEDNIGELDLDRQEELKRARQNEEEEKEKGRKSAILFGSSDTFDSICSLEEKISSMLPLDFEEARSIFLVGQSYVAQAKEYFAMDGHVTDHIEILQDHSALFKVLAFFEQDLERRCKMHKRRVDLLEPICKDLNAQYYLLICRQLQFELAESYYEMMDLKLAVADKQDQPDVHTIKKFNNLCSSSMKYYQMFLDSIRSPEGKFPEKLEDEVLRPALVAKFRVARLQSKLISNNLATQLENLNHSLESYSFIVQYCEENPEAKKAVETELELSNEMVSLLPLKINRIRSNMASCN; this is translated from the exons ATGGCTGCCCACCAGAGCACAGAGTGGAGGACCGTGTGCGAGAAATTCCGCCTGGCCCAGGAACTCTCCGAAATAGAGTCGAGAAAAGATCCTGAGAACAACCCTTTCCGATCGAAATACAAAGCTAGAGACCTGCTGAAGGAAATCCATTGTTCACTGGTAAAAATTCATatcgaggaggaggaggagggcgaggATGACAATGAAGCAGATGGTGGGTCCATGCAGATAGCGGAGGGAGAACCGGGGAATGAATGCGGGAAAACGTGTACCGGAGACTCTCCCGCCGGTCTGCGAGCGGCCAGGCTCGCGGTGCTTCAGTACTATCTCGGCGTGAACCACATAGAGACCGAGGAGCTGTCCGCTGGAGAGCAGCATCTGATGAACTGCATGAAACTCATCGACAAGTGCACAACAACACGGGAGAACGTCTCGTTATTTATACAGGCCCGG aatCAGCTCGGCATTTTGTGGGCGGGAAGAGATGAAATCGAAAAAGCTCAAGGATTTCTGGAAATCGCCGAATCTATGTATTTGCTGTACATGAAAGAG GATGGTCAACCACCACTGGATCTTCAAGACTATTTTGTGTCGGAGGGAGAAGAATTGTCCCAACAAGAGAAAATAAGAAG GTTTGAAAtggcatatacacacacactgtattatcTGGCTCAAGTGTACAAGAATCTGGAGCAGTATGAGAGATCTGGACAGTACTGTCACAGTACACTACAGAGACAGCTGGAGTACAAGCAGTTCGTGCCGCTTGAGTGGGCCATTAATGCAGCCACACTGTCACAGTACTACATCACCAAG ACACGGTACATGGAGGCTCGTCACTGTTTGGCTGCGGCTAGTGTCATTGCTACTCTTGCAGGAGAAATTCCCTCAGAAGCAGCTGCCAAAGAAA GTGATGCTGAATGTGAAAAACGTGAAGAGCTCCTGCAGAAGCGAGCTGAAATTGCCAGATGCTGGATTAAATATTGCCTTAATCTGATGCAAGATGCTAAAAAACTTCTTGAG GATAATATCGGAGAACTAGACTTAGATCGGCAGGAAGAATTGAAGAGGGCACGTCAGaatgaagaggaagaaaaagagaagggaAGAAAAAGCGCCATCCTTTTTGGTTCGAGCGATACCTTTGACTCCATTTGCAGCCTGGAAGAGAAAATAAGCAGCATGCTTCCACTAGACTTTGAAGAAGCCCGTAGCATCTTTCTGGTGGGTCAAAGCTACGTGGCCCAGGCCAAAGAGTATTTTGCAATGGATGGTCACGTGACAGATCACATTGAGATCTTGCAGGACCATAGCGCTCTCTTCAAGGTCCTGGCCTTCTTTGAACAGGATCTAGAACGCCGCTGTAAAATGCACAAACGTCGCGTCGACCTGCTGGAGCCAATCTGCAAGGATTTGAATGCTCAGTACTATTTGTTAATCTGCCGACAGCTGCAGTTTGAACTTGCAGAATCCTATTATGAGATGATGGACCTGAAGTTGGCTGTAGCTGACAAACAGGATCAGCCAGATGTGCACACCATAAAGAAGTTTAACAACCTGTGTTCCTCCTCTATGAAGTATTATCAGATGTTCCTCGACTCCATCCGCTCACCAGAGGGCAAGTTTCCTGAAAAGCTCGAGGATGAGGTGTTAAGACCTGCACTGGTGGCCAAATTCCGTGTCGCCAGATTACAGTCCAAGCTTATTTCCAATAACCTGGCCACCCAACTGGAGAATCTCAACCACTCCCTGGAGTCATACAGTTTCATAGTGCAATACTGTGAGGAGAACCCAGAAGCCAAGAAGGCTGTTGAAACCGAGCTAGAGTTGAGTAATGAGATGGTCTCCCTGCTTCCTCTTAAGATCAACAGAATTAGATCCAATATGGCCTCCTGCAACTAA
- the LOC109082178 gene encoding phosphoinositide 3-kinase adapter protein 1-like isoform X1 translates to MCEVLIVHTSEAKEWAEYLQQILLASCNFLEGSLILYDVNEEIWMKNHELFGSSKCIMLLLSAAFLEMQHNPEVQDTFRDLLQPPCKVVAFLCGVSERQVSADYFEHWEHWRKLNSEDEPSAYVSAVLECINNGSVIENRQNPYEIELEEQMNEFTLSEIPETLPDETEHIQVIRDDDCRTEQTSSNATGPLDDQTCLTIQPDRILCGNRVNIYIIMVKKIVDEGRLEVEFHSQYSTPQRFPGTLVNEYIVSVQSPDMPAGKVSLTLYKNESVVCSTTVTYYTEMEEICRYLKKAMDPMQFMCQAFDITSKVPESLDNLLAESLEERMPLNGLQVFGISQIADNTPANHSNVELPTLLHFSAKYGLKKLTSLLMRCPGAMQAYSVMNKDGDYPNKLAEKSGFSDLRQFMDKYVETVDLVKTHMEESQNTSGNEDIYEDMLMASENFITNFDNEDVYESMMKLNPEMEDDDIESALEDSNSETMLRKFFEAQPDKSLQSLEHTSINGRLPEMDDEEYHDMGLNAEIYGEVEEEDPYNPCCPDQIYDTVEPQSTPEIINRPPAPIPRPANLPEQEENTTYISKVFSLKEPVYSLSQRPESDSSLAPVRLVRDRNMSSDHDPYAGMKTPGQRQLISLQERVKVGELTVEEAVQEFKAWQFDQDKRWRSLRFQQENIQRLRDSITRRSKGKGPNELMITAPMQTNSQWSSQMNMNCSVYEPTPRSVAQPPPVGRPLQRGSWQTGSTSSTSSLTCAGSSSHRLSIQSTVSNSSGMEGECEEPPDIPLPPRPFRPVVDTPPVLPPPRVPPRVIERNTEILNERYVSTPSRPVHQTPAQRPMPPPPIPRRTW, encoded by the exons ATGTGTGAGGTGTTAATTGTCCATACCAGTGAGGCCAAGGAATGGGCAGAGTATCTACAACAAATATTGCTAGCATCATGTAACTTTCTGGAGGGCTCCCTCATTCTGTATGATGTGAATGAAGAGATTTGGATGAAAAACCATGAGTTGTTTGGCTCAAGCAAGTGCATCATGCTTTTGCTGTCTGCTGCGTTCCTAGAAATGCAGCACAACCCAGAAGTGCAGGACACTTTCCGGGATCTTCTTCAGCCTCCTTGCAAAGTTGTTGCCTTTTTGTGTGGTGTATCAGAAAGGCAAGTGTCAGCGGACTATTTTGAACACTGGGAGCATTGGAGAAAGCTCAATTCAGAAGACGAACCATCAGCATATGTGTCTGCTGTCCTTGAGTGCATTAATAATG GATCTGTTATTGAAAATCGTCAGAATCCATATGAAATTGAACTAGAAGAACAAATGAATGAGTTCACATTATCAGAGATTCCCGAGACATTACCTGATGAGACTGAACACATTCAGGTGATTAGGGATGATGATTGTCGTACTGAGCAAACTTCTTCAAATGCCACGGGGCCACTAGATGACCAAACTTGCCTCACCATCCAACCAGACAGAATACTCTGTGGG AATCGTGtgaatatttatataatcatGGTAAAGAAAATTGTGGATGAGGGCAGACTGGAGGTGGAGTTTCACTCTCAGTACTCGACACCTCAGCGTTTCCCTGGGACTCTTGTAAACGAGTACATTGTTTCTGTACAGTCACCTG atATGCCAGCTGGAAAAGTCTCATTGACTCTTTATAAAAATGAATCTGTGGTCTGTTCAACAACTGTGACATATTACACAGAAATGGAAGAAATTTGCAGGTATCTAAAGAAAGCAATGGATCCAATGCAGTTCATGTGTCAG GCATTTGATATCACATCAAAGGTGCCCGAGTCATTGGATAATTTGCTTGCAGAATCTCTGGAAGAACGAATGCCTCTAAATGGATTACAAGTATTTGGAATAAGTCAAATTGCAGATAATACACCAGCAA ATCACAGTAATGTGGAACTTCCAACACTGCTTCACTTCTCGGCCAAGTATGGCTTAAAAAAGTTAACGTCTTTGTTAATGCGGTGTCCCGGAGCCATGCAGGCCTACAGTGTGATGAACAAAGATGGAGATTACCCTAACAAACTGGCTGAGAAGAGTGGCTTCTCTGATTTAAGACAGTTTATGGACAAATATGTT gaGACAGTAGATTTAGTGAAGACCCACATGGAGGAATCTCAGAACACCTCTGGGAATGAGGATATCTATGAGGATATGTTGATGGCTTCTGAAAATTTCATCACCAATTTCGATAATGAGGACGTTTATGAGTCTATGATGAAACTTAATCCTGAGATGG AGGATGATGACATAGAAAGTGCTCTGGAGGACTCCAACTCAGAGACAATGCTGAGAAAGTTTTTTGAAG caCAACCTGACAAGAGTTTGCAGTCCTTGGAACATACTTCAATCAATGGTAGATTACCTGAAATGGATGATGAAGAATACCATGACATGGGCCTTAATGCGGAAATCTATGGGGAAGTTGAAGAGGAGGACCCGTATAACCCATGCTGCCCTGATCAAATTTATGACACAGTGGAGCCACAGTCCACCCCTGAAATAATCAACCGTCCACCTGCACCAATTCCACGACCAGCCAACCTGCCAGAGCAAGAAGAGAACACAACCTACATTTCCAAAG tattttctctcaAGGAACCTGTATACTCACTCAGTCAACGGCCAGAAAGTGATTCCTCTTTAG CACCTGTACGGCTGGTGAGAGACAGAAACATGAGCAGTGACCATGACCCCTATGCAGGCATGAAGACCCCGGGACAGAGGCAGCTCATCTCTCTACAGGAGAGGGTGAAGGTGGGTGAGCTGACTGTGGAAGAGGCAGTGCAGGAGTTCAAGGCTTGGCAGTTTGATCAAGATAAAAGATGGCGCTCTCTCCGCTTCCAGCAG gaaaatatacaaagaTTAAGAGACAGCATCACTCGACGCAGTAAAGGCAAAGGGCCAAATG AGCTTATGATTACAGCACCAATGCAAACAAACAGTCAGTGGAGCTCTCAAATGAACATGAATTGCTCAGTGTACGAACCCACACCTCGTTCGGTTGCCCAACCTCCTCCTGTTGGTAGACCGCTGCAGAGAGGAAGCTGGCAGACAGGAAGCACCTCCAGCACTTCTA GTCTGACCTGTGCAGGTAGTAGCAGTCACAGATTGAGCATTCAGAGCACCGTTAGCAACAGCAGTGGGATGGAAGGGGAATGTGAG GAGCCTCCAGACATTCCACTTCCTCCACGGCCTTTCCGGCCCGTAGTGGATACTCCACCAGTACTCCCTCCACCCAGGGTCCCACCACGTGTAATAGAGAG GAATACAGAGATACTAAACGAGCGATATGTATCGACTCCATCCCGACCTGTTCATCAGACGCCTGCGCAAAGGCCCATGCCACCTCCACCAATACCAAGACGCACATGGTGA
- the LOC109082178 gene encoding phosphoinositide 3-kinase adapter protein 1-like isoform X2, whose amino-acid sequence MCEVLIVHTSEAKEWAEYLQQILLASCNFLEGSLILYDVNEEIWMKNHELFGSSKCIMLLLSAAFLEMQHNPEVQDTFRDLLQPPCKVVAFLCGVSERQVSADYFEHWEHWRKLNSEDEPSAYVSAVLECINNGSVIENRQNPYEIELEEQMNEFTLSEIPETLPDETEHIQVIRDDDCRTEQTSSNATGPLDDQTCLTIQPDRILCGNRVNIYIIMVKKIVDEGRLEVEFHSQYSTPQRFPGTLVNEYIVSVQSPDMPAGKVSLTLYKNESVVCSTTVTYYTEMEEICRYLKKAMDPMQFMCQAFDITSKVPESLDNLLAESLEERMPLNGLQVFGISQIADNTPANHSNVELPTLLHFSAKYGLKKLTSLLMRCPGAMQAYSVMNKDGDYPNKLAEKSGFSDLRQFMDKYVETVDLVKTHMEESQNTSGNEDIYEDMLMASENFITNFDNEDVYESMMKLNPEMEDDDIESALEDSNSETMLRKFFEAQPDKSLQSLEHTSINGRLPEMDDEEYHDMGLNAEIYGEVEEEDPYNPCCPDQIYDTVEPQSTPEIINRPPAPIPRPANLPEQEENTTYISKVFSLKEPVYSLSQRPESDSSLAPVRLVRDRNMSSDHDPYAGMKTPGQRQLISLQERVKVGELTVEEAVQEFKAWQFDQDKRWRSLRFQQENIQRLRDSITRRSKGKGPNELMITAPMQTNSQWSSQMNMNCSVYEPTPRSVAQPPPVGRPLQRGSWQTGSTSSTSSSSSHRLSIQSTVSNSSGMEGECEEPPDIPLPPRPFRPVVDTPPVLPPPRVPPRVIERNTEILNERYVSTPSRPVHQTPAQRPMPPPPIPRRTW is encoded by the exons ATGTGTGAGGTGTTAATTGTCCATACCAGTGAGGCCAAGGAATGGGCAGAGTATCTACAACAAATATTGCTAGCATCATGTAACTTTCTGGAGGGCTCCCTCATTCTGTATGATGTGAATGAAGAGATTTGGATGAAAAACCATGAGTTGTTTGGCTCAAGCAAGTGCATCATGCTTTTGCTGTCTGCTGCGTTCCTAGAAATGCAGCACAACCCAGAAGTGCAGGACACTTTCCGGGATCTTCTTCAGCCTCCTTGCAAAGTTGTTGCCTTTTTGTGTGGTGTATCAGAAAGGCAAGTGTCAGCGGACTATTTTGAACACTGGGAGCATTGGAGAAAGCTCAATTCAGAAGACGAACCATCAGCATATGTGTCTGCTGTCCTTGAGTGCATTAATAATG GATCTGTTATTGAAAATCGTCAGAATCCATATGAAATTGAACTAGAAGAACAAATGAATGAGTTCACATTATCAGAGATTCCCGAGACATTACCTGATGAGACTGAACACATTCAGGTGATTAGGGATGATGATTGTCGTACTGAGCAAACTTCTTCAAATGCCACGGGGCCACTAGATGACCAAACTTGCCTCACCATCCAACCAGACAGAATACTCTGTGGG AATCGTGtgaatatttatataatcatGGTAAAGAAAATTGTGGATGAGGGCAGACTGGAGGTGGAGTTTCACTCTCAGTACTCGACACCTCAGCGTTTCCCTGGGACTCTTGTAAACGAGTACATTGTTTCTGTACAGTCACCTG atATGCCAGCTGGAAAAGTCTCATTGACTCTTTATAAAAATGAATCTGTGGTCTGTTCAACAACTGTGACATATTACACAGAAATGGAAGAAATTTGCAGGTATCTAAAGAAAGCAATGGATCCAATGCAGTTCATGTGTCAG GCATTTGATATCACATCAAAGGTGCCCGAGTCATTGGATAATTTGCTTGCAGAATCTCTGGAAGAACGAATGCCTCTAAATGGATTACAAGTATTTGGAATAAGTCAAATTGCAGATAATACACCAGCAA ATCACAGTAATGTGGAACTTCCAACACTGCTTCACTTCTCGGCCAAGTATGGCTTAAAAAAGTTAACGTCTTTGTTAATGCGGTGTCCCGGAGCCATGCAGGCCTACAGTGTGATGAACAAAGATGGAGATTACCCTAACAAACTGGCTGAGAAGAGTGGCTTCTCTGATTTAAGACAGTTTATGGACAAATATGTT gaGACAGTAGATTTAGTGAAGACCCACATGGAGGAATCTCAGAACACCTCTGGGAATGAGGATATCTATGAGGATATGTTGATGGCTTCTGAAAATTTCATCACCAATTTCGATAATGAGGACGTTTATGAGTCTATGATGAAACTTAATCCTGAGATGG AGGATGATGACATAGAAAGTGCTCTGGAGGACTCCAACTCAGAGACAATGCTGAGAAAGTTTTTTGAAG caCAACCTGACAAGAGTTTGCAGTCCTTGGAACATACTTCAATCAATGGTAGATTACCTGAAATGGATGATGAAGAATACCATGACATGGGCCTTAATGCGGAAATCTATGGGGAAGTTGAAGAGGAGGACCCGTATAACCCATGCTGCCCTGATCAAATTTATGACACAGTGGAGCCACAGTCCACCCCTGAAATAATCAACCGTCCACCTGCACCAATTCCACGACCAGCCAACCTGCCAGAGCAAGAAGAGAACACAACCTACATTTCCAAAG tattttctctcaAGGAACCTGTATACTCACTCAGTCAACGGCCAGAAAGTGATTCCTCTTTAG CACCTGTACGGCTGGTGAGAGACAGAAACATGAGCAGTGACCATGACCCCTATGCAGGCATGAAGACCCCGGGACAGAGGCAGCTCATCTCTCTACAGGAGAGGGTGAAGGTGGGTGAGCTGACTGTGGAAGAGGCAGTGCAGGAGTTCAAGGCTTGGCAGTTTGATCAAGATAAAAGATGGCGCTCTCTCCGCTTCCAGCAG gaaaatatacaaagaTTAAGAGACAGCATCACTCGACGCAGTAAAGGCAAAGGGCCAAATG AGCTTATGATTACAGCACCAATGCAAACAAACAGTCAGTGGAGCTCTCAAATGAACATGAATTGCTCAGTGTACGAACCCACACCTCGTTCGGTTGCCCAACCTCCTCCTGTTGGTAGACCGCTGCAGAGAGGAAGCTGGCAGACAGGAAGCACCTCCAGCACTTCTA GTAGTAGCAGTCACAGATTGAGCATTCAGAGCACCGTTAGCAACAGCAGTGGGATGGAAGGGGAATGTGAG GAGCCTCCAGACATTCCACTTCCTCCACGGCCTTTCCGGCCCGTAGTGGATACTCCACCAGTACTCCCTCCACCCAGGGTCCCACCACGTGTAATAGAGAG GAATACAGAGATACTAAACGAGCGATATGTATCGACTCCATCCCGACCTGTTCATCAGACGCCTGCGCAAAGGCCCATGCCACCTCCACCAATACCAAGACGCACATGGTGA